One Sphingobacteruim zhuxiongii DNA window includes the following coding sequences:
- a CDS encoding acyl-CoA dehydrogenase family protein: MFPVSSDEQLMLVKESARNFALNHIKPFVMQWDQAQTFPVDLFKKLGEHGFMGILVPEQYGGSGLSYQEYISILDEISKVCGSIGLSVAAHNSLCTNHILSFANEEQKQRYLPRLASGEWIGAWGLTEPGSGSDAGGMNTTAVADGDYFLLNGDKTFITHAISGDVAVVMARTGEKGDKKGISAFIVEKGTPGFTAGAKMDKLGMRASETGSLFFDNCRIHKNQLIGEVGDGFVQALKLLDGGRISIAALSLGIARGAYECALKYANEREQFNTKIFDFQAVGFTLADMATKIEASELLIRNAGSLKDQGKKVTKEGAMAKLFASETAVEVSNEGVQILGGYGFTKDFPAEKYFRDAKLCTIGEGTSSIQRMVIAREIKKDVE; the protein is encoded by the coding sequence ATGTTTCCAGTTAGTTCGGATGAGCAGTTAATGCTTGTCAAAGAGAGCGCTCGAAATTTTGCCCTCAATCATATTAAGCCCTTTGTTATGCAGTGGGATCAAGCGCAGACTTTCCCTGTTGACTTGTTTAAAAAATTAGGTGAGCATGGTTTCATGGGAATTTTGGTTCCTGAGCAGTACGGTGGTTCTGGTTTAAGCTATCAAGAATACATTAGTATACTTGATGAAATTTCAAAAGTATGTGGCTCTATTGGCCTATCAGTAGCAGCACATAACTCTTTATGTACAAATCATATTTTGTCTTTTGCAAATGAAGAGCAAAAGCAACGTTACCTACCGCGATTGGCAAGTGGGGAATGGATTGGTGCTTGGGGTTTAACGGAACCTGGATCTGGTTCTGATGCTGGCGGGATGAATACAACGGCAGTCGCAGATGGAGATTATTTTCTTTTAAATGGCGATAAAACCTTTATTACACATGCTATTAGTGGTGATGTTGCTGTCGTTATGGCACGCACAGGTGAAAAAGGTGATAAAAAAGGAATATCCGCATTTATTGTAGAGAAAGGAACTCCTGGATTTACCGCTGGAGCTAAAATGGATAAACTAGGGATGAGAGCCTCAGAAACAGGATCTTTATTCTTTGATAATTGTAGAATACACAAAAATCAGTTGATAGGAGAAGTTGGTGATGGATTTGTGCAGGCGCTAAAGTTATTAGATGGCGGTCGAATCTCTATTGCCGCTCTTTCCTTGGGGATTGCGAGAGGCGCTTATGAATGTGCCTTGAAATATGCTAATGAACGCGAACAATTTAATACCAAGATCTTTGATTTTCAAGCTGTTGGTTTTACCTTAGCAGATATGGCAACAAAGATTGAGGCTTCCGAGTTGTTGATTCGAAATGCTGGATCTTTAAAAGATCAGGGTAAAAAGGTTACTAAAGAAGGTGCGATGGCGAAGCTGTTCGCATCGGAAACAGCCGTTGAAGTTTCAAATGAGGGTGTACAGATATTGGGAGGATATGGTTTTACCAAAGATTTCCCTGCTGAGAAATACTTTAGAGATGCGAAATTATGTACGATTGGAGAAGGAACGAGTTCGATTCAACGGATGGTAATAGCAAGAGAAATTAAGAAAGATGTTGAATAA
- a CDS encoding beta/alpha barrel domain-containing protein — protein MLNNNNPFVSLVDCPRDAIQGIKYPIDTQRKINYINLLIKSKLFDCIDFGSFVSPKAVPQMSDTRMVLDGLEKTDDVKLLAIIANERGAQTATELSQIDYLGYPFSISETFQQRNTNSSIEEAFTNVQGILDIIHGKNNQELVVYISMAFGNPYGDDWSLELVSDWIGSLKEIGVERFSIADTTGEATPSSVSSLFRKLANDFPDNNFSVHLHSQVESALLKVDAAYEAGCRQFEGAILGYGGCPFAKDELVGNIPTELLVDRFQKGAYNQVQLLMNGFQDLIRNEL, from the coding sequence ATGTTGAATAATAATAATCCATTTGTAAGTTTGGTAGATTGTCCCCGTGATGCGATTCAGGGGATAAAGTATCCAATTGATACACAACGTAAAATCAATTATATAAATCTATTGATCAAAAGTAAGTTGTTTGATTGTATAGATTTTGGAAGTTTTGTGTCACCGAAAGCAGTACCACAAATGAGTGATACTAGAATGGTATTGGATGGATTAGAAAAAACTGACGATGTTAAGTTATTAGCTATTATAGCGAATGAACGAGGCGCGCAAACTGCTACTGAGCTTTCACAAATAGATTATCTAGGTTATCCTTTCTCGATATCGGAAACCTTTCAACAAAGAAATACAAACTCTAGTATCGAGGAGGCCTTCACTAACGTGCAAGGCATCCTCGATATTATACATGGTAAAAACAATCAGGAGTTAGTAGTATATATATCGATGGCTTTTGGAAATCCCTATGGAGACGATTGGAGCCTAGAGCTAGTGAGTGATTGGATAGGGTCCTTAAAAGAGATTGGTGTAGAACGATTCTCTATCGCTGATACGACTGGTGAAGCTACCCCATCTTCGGTTTCTAGTCTTTTTCGGAAATTAGCTAATGACTTCCCAGATAATAATTTCAGCGTACATTTACATAGTCAGGTAGAAAGTGCTTTGCTAAAAGTAGATGCTGCCTATGAGGCAGGTTGTAGGCAATTTGAAGGAGCTATTTTAGGTTATGGTGGCTGTCCTTTTGCAAAGGATGAATTGGTAGGAAATATTCCAACCGAATTATTAGTCGATCGGTTTCAAAAAGGGGCCTATAATCAAGTACAGTTATTAATGAACGGATTTCAAGACTTAATTCGCAATGAATTATAA
- a CDS encoding enoyl-CoA hydratase/isomerase family protein, protein MNYNFIKTNKEGYVFTLTLDREAKRNAFTPTMVNEIAHALSNAEEDELIKLVVIRANGPIFCAGMDLKTYQDPSLDILNTQIENKQISLGEVFDKFSKPSIAVVEGDVIAGGFLFLLGCTYVFAKENLNFKLPEVNLGIFPFQVLAGLLRVMPEKKALQICLKAEAFSTAEAKEFGIVDEYLSDEPLNKLIDSFAVKSTYALQAGFEAVKAIRFMDVSEQYNYLLNSLNKLRDKDEVKKQIGNQFKKD, encoded by the coding sequence ATGAATTATAATTTTATAAAAACGAACAAAGAGGGATATGTCTTCACGTTAACATTGGATAGGGAGGCAAAGCGAAATGCATTTACTCCAACAATGGTAAATGAGATCGCGCATGCTTTAAGCAATGCGGAAGAAGACGAGCTTATAAAATTAGTTGTCATTCGAGCAAATGGTCCCATATTCTGTGCAGGGATGGATTTAAAAACCTATCAAGACCCAAGTCTTGATATTTTGAATACACAAATAGAGAATAAGCAGATTTCTCTTGGAGAAGTTTTTGATAAATTCAGTAAGCCAAGTATTGCGGTCGTTGAGGGTGATGTAATTGCTGGTGGTTTTTTATTCCTATTAGGTTGTACATACGTTTTTGCTAAGGAAAATCTTAATTTTAAGTTGCCAGAAGTTAACTTGGGAATCTTTCCATTTCAGGTTTTAGCAGGTTTATTACGCGTTATGCCCGAAAAGAAAGCACTTCAAATCTGTTTAAAAGCGGAAGCGTTTTCTACTGCTGAAGCAAAAGAATTTGGAATTGTAGATGAATACTTGTCCGATGAGCCATTAAACAAACTAATAGATTCATTTGCAGTTAAGAGTACTTATGCTTTACAAGCGGGATTCGAAGCAGTGAAAGCTATTCGTTTTATGGACGTTAGTGAACAATATAATTATCTTCTAAATAGCCTTAATAAACTTAGGGATAAAGATGAAGTGAAAAAGCAAATAGGAAACCAGTTTAAAAAAGATTAA
- a CDS encoding segregation and condensation protein A gives MEATNYEIKLAQFEGPFDLLLFFIERDELNIHDIPISKITDDFLAYIQHMQALNIELASEFIFVASTLMRIKAKMLLPRPELDENENEIDLKKELVQKLLLYKQFKEVSEEFKVLEENRSMHYERGNITHDLKISSKSIRNTEEELSSFTLYRLMMVYERMMYNYTHRIREVKHTVVKYPYTIEQQKKAIAELIELNNTLDFSAIAKNSENKVQFVYNFLAVLEMLQQKLLDIEVGLGYNNFFINKKVS, from the coding sequence ATGGAGGCAACGAACTACGAAATTAAGTTAGCCCAATTCGAGGGGCCATTTGACTTATTACTTTTCTTTATTGAACGAGATGAGTTGAATATTCACGATATCCCTATTTCAAAAATTACGGATGATTTCCTAGCCTACATACAACATATGCAGGCGCTAAATATTGAATTAGCTAGTGAATTTATATTTGTAGCATCGACTTTGATGCGTATCAAAGCTAAGATGTTATTACCTCGTCCTGAGCTTGATGAAAATGAGAATGAAATTGACCTAAAAAAGGAATTAGTTCAAAAACTATTGCTATATAAGCAATTTAAGGAAGTATCTGAGGAGTTTAAAGTATTGGAAGAGAACCGCTCGATGCATTATGAGCGTGGAAACATAACACATGACCTCAAGATTTCTTCTAAGTCTATCCGCAATACAGAAGAGGAACTCTCATCATTTACCCTTTATCGATTAATGATGGTATACGAACGGATGATGTACAACTATACCCATAGAATCCGTGAGGTAAAACATACCGTAGTTAAATACCCGTATACTATTGAACAACAGAAAAAAGCAATAGCTGAGCTAATAGAACTCAATAATACATTAGATTTTTCTGCGATAGCTAAAAACTCAGAAAATAAGGTACAGTTCGTTTATAACTTCCTAGCTGTGCTTGAAATGTTACAGCAAAAACTATTGGATATAGAAGTCGGATTAGGTTATAATAACTTCTTCATCAATAAGAAAGTATCTTAA